Genomic window (Desulfosporosinus sp. Sb-LF):
ATGGTAGAGCACTAGCCTTCCAAGCTAGCTACGTGAGTTCGATTCTCATCACCCGCTCCATATGAAATTATAACCGCACCGTCAGGTGCGGTTTTTGCTATATGCTTACTTTGTAAGCTTATAGTTCACTAATCCATTAATCTACTCATGTATGGAGCAACACGCACTGATTATGAATTACTGTGATCCCGTGTTCTTTGCCATTACGAATAGCCTCGTCGTTTTCACTACCGGGTTGCATCCATACCCTGGTGATTCCAAGATCGATGCAATCTCTGATGACTTGTTCGGTAATTTTGGGTGGAACGACAACACTTACGGCATCAGGTTTCGACGGTAATGTGGCTAAGGAGGAATAGCAAGGATCTCCGT
Coding sequences:
- a CDS encoding CoA-binding protein, yielding MSDDMNQFLVHKTWAVVGVSNNQEKFGYKVYAKLKNAGYSVYAINPGLESIDGDPCYSSLATLPSKPDAVSVVVPPKITEQVIRDCIDLGITRVWMQPGSENDEAIRNGKEHGITVIHNQCVLLHT